One Mixta gaviniae genomic window carries:
- the pfkA gene encoding 6-phosphofructokinase, which yields MIKKIGVLTSGGDAPGMNAAIRGVVRSALSEGLEVYGIYDGYLGLYEDRMINLDRYSVSDMINRGGTFLGSARFPEFRNEETRQVAIENMKKRGIDALVVIGGDGSYMGAKRLTEMGFPCIGLPGTIDNDVAGTDYTIGFFTALETVVEAIDRLRDTSSSHQRISIVEVMGRYCGDLTLAAAIAGGCEFIVLPEIPYTREELVEEIKAGIAKGKKHAIVAITEHICDIDELAKYIEAETKRETRATVLGHIQRGGAPVAYDRILASRMGAYAIELLLQGYGGRCVGIQNEKMVHHDIIDAIENMKRPFKRDWLETAKKLY from the coding sequence ATGATCAAGAAAATCGGTGTACTGACAAGCGGCGGCGACGCCCCAGGGATGAACGCAGCTATTCGCGGTGTAGTCCGCTCCGCCCTGAGTGAAGGTCTGGAAGTTTATGGCATTTACGATGGCTATCTCGGCTTGTATGAAGACCGTATGATCAACCTCGACCGCTACAGCGTTTCTGACATGATCAACCGCGGCGGCACCTTCCTCGGCTCTGCGCGCTTCCCTGAATTCCGTAATGAAGAAACGCGCCAGGTCGCTATTGAGAATATGAAAAAACGCGGCATCGACGCGCTGGTGGTGATCGGCGGCGACGGCTCTTATATGGGTGCGAAGCGCCTGACGGAAATGGGTTTTCCGTGCATCGGCCTGCCGGGCACCATTGATAACGATGTAGCGGGCACCGACTATACCATCGGCTTCTTTACCGCGCTGGAAACGGTGGTCGAAGCCATTGACCGTCTGCGCGATACCTCCTCTTCGCATCAGCGCATCTCTATCGTTGAAGTCATGGGCCGCTACTGCGGCGATCTGACGCTGGCAGCGGCGATTGCCGGCGGCTGCGAATTCATCGTGCTGCCGGAGATCCCTTATACCCGCGAAGAGCTGGTGGAAGAGATCAAAGCGGGCATCGCGAAAGGTAAAAAACATGCCATCGTCGCTATCACGGAGCATATCTGCGATATCGATGAGCTGGCGAAATATATCGAAGCCGAAACCAAGCGCGAAACCCGCGCGACAGTGCTGGGCCACATTCAGCGCGGCGGCGCGCCGGTCGCTTATGACCGCATTCTGGCTTCGCGTATGGGCGCCTATGCGATTGAGCTGCTGCTGCAGGGCTACGGCGGACGCTGCGTCGGCATCCAGAACGAAAAAATGGTGCATCACGACATCATCGACGCCATTGAAAACATGAAACGTCCGTTTAAACGTGACTGGCTGGAAACGGCGAAAAAACTTTACTGA
- a CDS encoding CDP-diacylglycerol diphosphatase, translating to MPTTARALKIVTVVVVSLSVALGAAAWRFHHNGDALWRIISQQCLPGQQNKDPSPCQRVDVAQGFVTLKDRHGPLQYLLMPVARISGIESPTLLNAATPNFFALAWRQRDLLSMRRGAPVPDSAASLSVNAEYGRTQNQLHIHISCLRPDVRQALDKLAPQLDAQWRPYTLGTHRWLIRALSPTALAQQSSFVRLSQEVPQAQQEMGKYGLALASLPDGRLALMAIKQNWLQLNRGSAEELQDHRCAILSP from the coding sequence ATGCCGACTACCGCGCGCGCGCTGAAGATCGTTACGGTTGTTGTTGTTTCTCTCTCTGTCGCGCTGGGCGCCGCCGCCTGGCGCTTTCATCATAACGGCGACGCGCTCTGGCGCATTATCAGCCAGCAGTGTCTTCCCGGTCAGCAAAATAAGGATCCCAGTCCCTGCCAGCGCGTTGATGTGGCGCAGGGCTTTGTCACGCTGAAAGATCGCCATGGCCCTTTGCAATATCTGCTGATGCCGGTGGCGCGCATCAGCGGCATCGAGAGCCCAACACTGCTGAACGCCGCCACGCCCAATTTTTTCGCGCTTGCCTGGCGGCAGCGGGATTTACTGTCGATGCGCCGCGGCGCGCCGGTGCCGGATAGCGCCGCTTCGCTGAGCGTCAATGCTGAATATGGCCGCACACAGAACCAGCTGCATATTCATATCTCCTGCCTGCGTCCCGATGTGCGGCAGGCACTCGACAAGCTGGCACCGCAGCTCGACGCGCAGTGGCGGCCGTACACCCTGGGAACGCATCGCTGGCTGATCCGCGCCCTGTCGCCAACGGCGCTGGCGCAGCAGAGCAGTTTTGTACGTTTGTCGCAGGAAGTGCCGCAGGCACAGCAGGAGATGGGGAAATATGGTCTGGCGCTGGCGTCGTTACCGGATGGCCGGCTGGCGCTGATGGCGATTAAACAAAACTGGCTACAACTGAATCGGGGTTCGGCGGAAGAGCTACAGGATCATCGCTGCGCGATATTATCGCCGTAG
- a CDS encoding sulfate ABC transporter substrate-binding protein, whose translation MNKWSVGLAVLLASTSVLAKDIQLLNVSYDPTRELYEQYNKAFSAHYKQETGDNVVIRQSHGGSGKQATSVINGIRADVVTLALASDVDAIAARGRINKEWIKRLANNSAPYTSTIVFLVRKGNPKQIHDWPDLLKPGVSVITPNPKTSGGARWNYLAAWGYALDQHQGDQAQAQAFVKSLFKNVEVQDSGARGATNTFVERGIGDVLIAWENEAYLAVNKLGKDQFEIITPSESILAEPTVSVVDRVVDERDTRKVATEYLNYLYSPEGQDIAAQNFYRPRDAAVAKKYASTFTPLKLFTVDEKFGGWTAAQKAHFADGGTYDQIMKR comes from the coding sequence ATGAATAAGTGGAGTGTAGGGCTGGCTGTGTTACTGGCGTCAACCAGCGTGCTGGCGAAAGATATTCAGCTGCTGAACGTTTCTTACGATCCGACGCGCGAACTGTACGAACAATATAACAAAGCGTTCAGCGCCCACTACAAACAGGAAACGGGCGATAACGTGGTGATCCGTCAGTCGCACGGCGGTTCCGGCAAGCAGGCGACCTCGGTCATCAACGGCATCCGCGCCGATGTGGTGACGCTGGCGCTGGCGTCCGACGTCGATGCTATCGCTGCGCGCGGCCGCATCAATAAAGAGTGGATTAAACGCCTGGCGAATAACTCCGCGCCCTATACCTCGACCATCGTTTTCCTGGTACGCAAAGGCAACCCCAAACAGATCCATGACTGGCCTGACTTACTGAAGCCGGGCGTGTCGGTGATTACGCCGAACCCGAAGACCTCCGGCGGCGCGCGCTGGAACTACCTGGCGGCCTGGGGCTATGCCCTTGATCAGCATCAGGGTGACCAGGCGCAGGCGCAGGCGTTCGTCAAATCGCTGTTTAAAAACGTGGAAGTGCAGGATTCCGGCGCGCGCGGCGCGACCAATACCTTTGTTGAGCGCGGCATCGGCGACGTGCTGATCGCCTGGGAAAACGAAGCGTATCTGGCCGTGAACAAACTGGGCAAAGATCAGTTTGAAATCATCACGCCGAGCGAATCGATTCTGGCTGAGCCGACAGTCTCGGTAGTCGATCGCGTCGTGGATGAGCGCGACACGCGTAAAGTGGCCACTGAATACCTGAACTATCTCTATTCGCCGGAAGGGCAGGATATTGCCGCGCAGAACTTCTATCGTCCACGCGATGCGGCGGTCGCGAAAAAGTATGCCAGCACCTTTACGCCGCTGAAGCTGTTTACCGTTGATGAGAAGTTTGGCGGCTGGACCGCCGCGCAGAAAGCCCACTTCGCCGATGGTGGCACCTATGATCAAATCATGAAGCGTTAA
- the tpiA gene encoding triose-phosphate isomerase, translating into MRHPLVMGNWKLNGSKKMVSELIDGLRNELNAVQGCGVAIAPPVMYLDQAQQALGDSQIALGAQNVDVNLSGAFTGEVSADMLKDIGARYIIIGHSERRTYHKESDELIAKKFAVLKAAGLIPVLCIGETEAENEAGQTEEVCARQIDAVLETQGAEAFNGVVIAYEPVWAIGTGKSATPAQAQAVHKFIRDHIAKKDAKVAEQVIIQYGGSVNDKNAAELFAQPDIDGALVGGASLKADAFAVIVKAAAAAKA; encoded by the coding sequence ATGCGACATCCATTAGTTATGGGTAACTGGAAGCTGAACGGCAGCAAAAAAATGGTCAGCGAGCTGATCGACGGACTGCGTAATGAGCTGAACGCCGTTCAGGGCTGTGGCGTCGCCATCGCCCCGCCAGTGATGTATCTGGATCAGGCGCAGCAGGCGCTGGGTGACAGCCAGATCGCACTGGGCGCCCAGAACGTTGATGTGAACCTGTCCGGCGCGTTTACCGGCGAAGTCTCTGCCGACATGCTGAAAGATATCGGCGCGCGCTACATCATTATCGGCCATTCAGAACGTCGTACTTACCATAAAGAGAGCGACGAACTGATCGCGAAAAAATTTGCCGTTCTCAAAGCGGCGGGCCTGATCCCGGTCCTCTGCATCGGCGAAACCGAAGCGGAAAACGAAGCGGGTCAAACCGAAGAAGTGTGCGCGCGTCAGATTGATGCCGTGCTGGAAACGCAGGGCGCAGAGGCGTTCAACGGCGTCGTGATCGCCTATGAGCCTGTCTGGGCGATCGGTACCGGCAAATCTGCGACTCCGGCGCAGGCGCAGGCGGTGCATAAATTCATTCGCGACCATATCGCGAAGAAAGATGCGAAAGTGGCTGAGCAGGTCATCATTCAATACGGCGGTTCCGTCAACGACAAGAACGCCGCTGAACTCTTCGCGCAGCCGGATATCGACGGCGCGCTGGTCGGCGGCGCGTCGCTGAAAGCGGACGCCTTTGCGGTGATCGTGAAAGCTGCTGCCGCAGCGAAAGCGTAA
- a CDS encoding DUF1454 family protein: MKKAPCTLLTPLLILLALLTSATARADDAATRGDALPTAPYLLPGAPTFDMSIAQFREKYNAANPDLPLSEYRAIDSRLDKSNLTRAASKISETLYASTALEPGTGKIKTLQITWLPIPGPEEKAAQEKAQAYMAALMRFFSPTRSQEEASKRLNELLSKGKGSRYYAQTEGALRFVVADNGEKGLTFAVEPIKLALSAP; encoded by the coding sequence ATGAAGAAAGCGCCATGCACTTTGCTGACGCCGCTGCTAATACTGCTTGCGCTGCTGACAAGCGCGACGGCGCGTGCTGACGATGCCGCAACGCGCGGTGACGCGTTGCCCACAGCGCCTTATCTGCTGCCGGGAGCGCCCACGTTCGATATGAGCATCGCGCAGTTTCGGGAAAAATATAACGCGGCGAATCCAGATTTGCCGCTCAGCGAATATCGCGCTATCGACAGTCGTCTCGATAAAAGCAATCTGACGCGCGCCGCCAGCAAAATCAGTGAAACGCTCTACGCCTCTACCGCGCTGGAGCCGGGCACCGGAAAAATAAAAACCCTGCAGATCACCTGGCTGCCGATCCCCGGCCCGGAAGAGAAAGCGGCGCAGGAAAAAGCGCAGGCCTATATGGCGGCGCTGATGCGCTTCTTCTCGCCGACGCGTTCGCAGGAAGAGGCCAGCAAGCGGCTGAATGAACTGTTGAGCAAGGGTAAAGGATCGCGCTACTACGCGCAGACGGAAGGGGCGCTGCGCTTTGTGGTAGCGGATAATGGCGAAAAGGGCCTGACCTTCGCTGTTGAACCGATTAAGCTCGCGCTGTCGGCGCCCTAA
- a CDS encoding DUF805 domain-containing protein, whose protein sequence is MTLQQWCFSYRGRLGRRDFWIWQIVWLLTMTALFVLAGNALLDTQMAAFGVVCLLWPASAVLVKRLHDRNRRGYWALLLIVAWILLAGNWAVLGPGWQLALGRLAPTLMLAAIVIESGLLSGSSGVNRFGQPAQPVNYFGKRGAGKTTHQ, encoded by the coding sequence ATGACGCTACAGCAATGGTGTTTCTCCTATCGCGGCCGTCTGGGACGGCGAGACTTCTGGATTTGGCAGATAGTCTGGCTGTTGACCATGACCGCGCTTTTCGTCCTCGCGGGAAATGCGTTACTGGATACGCAGATGGCGGCGTTTGGCGTGGTCTGTTTGCTGTGGCCGGCGAGCGCCGTGCTGGTCAAGCGGCTACACGATCGCAACCGCCGCGGCTACTGGGCGCTGCTGCTGATCGTTGCCTGGATACTGTTGGCAGGGAACTGGGCGGTATTAGGACCAGGCTGGCAGCTGGCGCTGGGCCGGCTGGCGCCGACGCTGATGCTGGCGGCGATAGTGATTGAGTCAGGTCTGCTGAGCGGCTCGTCAGGCGTCAATCGCTTTGGCCAGCCCGCGCAGCCGGTAAACTATTTCGGCAAGCGCGGTGCGGGGAAGACCACTCACCAGTAA
- the fieF gene encoding CDF family cation-efflux transporter FieF (FieF, a metal efflux transporter, is a member of the CDF (cation diffusion facilitator) family of transporters.), protein MIASYARLVNRAALAATVLAMLLLLIKIFAWWYTGSVSVLAALVDSLVDTAASLTNLLVVRYSLQPADAEHTFGHGKAESLAALAQSMFISGSALFLFLTGLQHLARPETLHAPLVGMTVTMIALISTLLLVTFQRWVVRKTHSQAIRADMLHYQSDVLMNGAILLALALSWYGFARADALFALGIGVWILFSALRMGYDAVQSLLDRALPDAERQQIVQIITSWPGVQGAHDLRTRQSGPTRFIQVHLELDDGLPLFQAHRIAEQVEQALLKQFPGSDVIIHQDPCSVARTEPQGFL, encoded by the coding sequence ATGATAGCTTCCTACGCACGGCTGGTGAATCGGGCCGCGCTGGCGGCAACGGTGCTGGCGATGCTGCTGCTGCTGATCAAAATCTTCGCCTGGTGGTATACCGGTTCGGTGAGCGTGCTGGCGGCGCTGGTGGATTCGCTGGTCGATACCGCCGCGTCGTTGACCAACTTGCTGGTGGTGCGCTATTCGCTGCAGCCCGCCGATGCGGAGCATACCTTCGGCCACGGTAAGGCGGAATCGCTGGCAGCGCTGGCGCAGAGCATGTTTATTTCCGGTTCCGCCCTGTTCCTGTTTCTCACCGGTCTGCAGCATCTGGCGCGTCCGGAAACGCTGCATGCGCCGCTGGTCGGCATGACGGTGACGATGATTGCGCTGATCTCCACGCTACTGCTGGTCACCTTTCAGCGCTGGGTGGTGCGTAAAACCCATAGCCAGGCGATCCGCGCCGATATGCTGCATTATCAATCCGATGTGCTGATGAACGGCGCGATTTTGCTGGCGCTGGCGCTTAGCTGGTATGGCTTTGCACGCGCCGATGCGCTTTTTGCGTTAGGTATCGGCGTATGGATTCTGTTTAGTGCGCTGCGTATGGGCTATGATGCCGTACAGTCGTTGCTCGATCGCGCGCTACCGGATGCGGAGCGCCAGCAGATCGTGCAAATTATCACCAGCTGGCCCGGCGTGCAGGGCGCGCATGATTTGCGTACCCGCCAGTCCGGCCCGACACGCTTCATTCAGGTGCATCTTGAGCTGGATGACGGCCTGCCGTTGTTCCAGGCGCATCGCATTGCCGAGCAGGTTGAGCAGGCGCTGCTAAAGCAGTTTCCCGGTTCTGACGTCATCATCCATCAGGATCCCTGTTCCGTAGCGCGAACCGAGCCGCAGGGTTTTTTATAG